Proteins from a genomic interval of Paenibacillus lentus:
- the kduI gene encoding 5-dehydro-4-deoxy-D-glucuronate isomerase codes for MERRYASHPNEVKQFDTDRLRQEFHIPTLFTADKLELVLTHEDRLIIGGAYPVKQDVKLETDLKELGVSFFLERREIGAINVGGPGTIIVDGTEYDLNTKDCLYVGMGSKEVIFRSKDADKPAKFYLNSAPAHKEFPTAKTTLGEADSSALGSIQNSNDRTIHRFIHADGIQSSQLVMGMTQLKTGNMWNTMPAHVHPRRMEAYMYFDLPEDSVVIHLMGEPTETRHIVMRNEEAVISPSWSIHSGVGTSNYTFIWGMAGDNKIYSDMDAVAMKDLR; via the coding sequence ATGGAAAGACGTTACGCATCTCACCCAAATGAAGTAAAACAGTTCGACACGGATCGGCTGCGTCAGGAATTTCATATTCCAACTTTATTTACGGCCGACAAATTGGAGCTGGTTTTGACTCACGAGGATCGCTTGATCATCGGCGGTGCTTATCCCGTGAAGCAAGACGTCAAGCTGGAAACAGATCTGAAGGAGCTTGGCGTATCCTTCTTCCTGGAGCGCCGCGAGATTGGAGCAATCAACGTAGGCGGCCCTGGTACCATTATCGTAGATGGCACGGAATACGATCTGAACACAAAAGACTGCTTGTATGTAGGAATGGGCTCCAAAGAGGTTATTTTCAGAAGCAAGGATGCTGACAAGCCAGCCAAATTCTATCTGAACTCGGCACCAGCCCACAAAGAGTTCCCTACAGCGAAGACGACGCTCGGAGAAGCGGATTCCAGCGCACTTGGCTCGATTCAAAACTCCAACGACCGCACGATCCATCGCTTCATCCATGCGGACGGTATTCAGAGCTCCCAGCTGGTTATGGGGATGACGCAGCTTAAGACAGGCAACATGTGGAACACGATGCCAGCGCATGTTCACCCACGCCGGATGGAAGCTTATATGTACTTCGATCTTCCCGAAGATTCAGTCGTCATCCATCTCATGGGCGAACCGACAGAAACACGTCATATCGTGATGAGAAACGAAGAGGCTGTCATCTCTCCTAGCTGGTCCATTCATAGCGGTGTGGGAACGAGCAATTATACATTCATCTGGGGCATGGCCGGCGATAACAAAATTTATAGTGATATGGACGCCGTAGCCATGAAGGATTTAAGATAG